In Phycisphaeraceae bacterium, the sequence TCCTCCATCTGCTCCGGCTTGATCGGGACCTTGTACGACGAGACGAACAGGCTCGGATCAGTGACGACGAACGCCAGGTCCGGCGTCTCGATCGACTGAAGCCAGAAAAAATAGCTGTCCGCTGCGGGCTCCATGAGCACAAAGGTCTTGTACTTGGGAAATCCCAGAAGACCTTTGGGGAAGGTGATGATGCGCTGCTCATCCACCTCTACCTTCCCGAATCTCGTCGTGTTGATCATCATGGCGACTGTTCCTGTTCGGCCATCCATCCTGGATCTCCGGACCACACGATCCGGCCGACGGCTTCCTGCCGTCTCTGTTCGGGTCAGTTCCACCGGCCGAAGGCGGTAACCGACGCGCAACCCTTGCGCTTCACGCGCAGAATCAACGCAGAAAATCCAGCAGCGACATCTGAAGATTTCGGGCACCGACGCTCAGTGCCGCCTCCATCTGCTGCTGGAGTTGAGTAAACCGCGTAATCACCTCCGTGGGATCCGCGTCCTGGAGCGTGCTGATTATGCTTTGTTCCACGAGTTTCATGTCGCCTGACCGTTCCTGCTGCTTCATGACCCGCTGCGCTCTGACGCCGACATCCGCCCGCGCCTGTGCGAGCCGTTCGATGTCGCGTTCGATATCTCCTCCAGCAACTGTGATGCCAGACGAATCGTCGCGCAATAAAGCATCACGCAGTGCGATGAGATGAGAGAAAATGCTGTCCACCCGAACCGGGCAGTTGTCCGTACCGTTAATCGTGCTGCCTGTGCCGGCATTCTGGTAGATGCCCAGATTGTCCGCCGCCAGACTCTGGCCAAGCTGGACCACCCGGAACGCCTGCCCCCCCGCCGTACCATCCTCGATCACGATGCCGTTACCCGTCGTCGCCAGCCCGATGTTGATATCCGTCCCCGCTGCGCCGGGTGCGCCGACATTCAACACGACCGGAGCACCGCCATTGGTCGCGTTACTCGTCGCGGCAGACTGTATGCGGCTGATGACATCAGCGACGCTGACTGCGCCGTCGAGGTTGACCGTCACGACCGTGCCGTTGTGCAGACGAATCTCAAAGTCGTCACCCGCGGGGTTATCGACTCCCTGCGTGTGGCGGAAGTCCGAGAGCAACGTACCCATCGCAAAAGTACGAAGCCCCAGATCTTCGGCTGTCGTTCCGCCGTTTTCGCCGATTGAAACATTGATGCCGCTGATTTCGCTGACGAGATTCAGGCTGTTGGCATCATCGTTGACCTCCAGCCGCAGGCCTATATCCAGACCATTGATCACGCTCATCATGTCTTCAATGGTCGTCGCGGAGCTGAAGTCAGCGACTTTGGTCGTGTTCCCCTGAGTGATCAGGAGGCCGCCGTTCCAGTCGATGGAAGGTCCAAGTGACGCCAGCGTCGTGTATTGGGTGAGTCGAGGGTCTAAATCGCCGCCAGCCACCGTTGCAGCGGTCGCGGAAAGTTTGATTCCCAAGTCCGCCGCCGCCACGCCCGCACCCATTTCACCAATGGCGACCGTGTGACCCGCCGCAGCCGTCAGCGAAAATCCCGAACCGGAGATCGCCAGTGATCCGGCTGTGGCATCCACACCGCTGATGGCGTTATTGATGCGCGTCACCACATCGCCAAGCGTGGCTGCATCTGTCAGGTCCACGTTGACCGCGGTTCCATCAATATCGACGACCACGGACCCGCCGCGAAATCCCGCATTCATCGCACCGTTGATATCCGCGATGCGAGTTGCAGCAGTCGCCTGCGGGTCGAGATCGATCAAGCTGCGGACACGGGTTGAGAGCGCATTGAAGGCATCTACGCCGTTGGAGTTAAAGCTCAACGGGTCATCGAGGCCGGTATCGGTTCCGAGGTTGTTCCGTTGCCCGACATACTGAATGCCCCCCAGCTTATCGATGAAAACATTGCCGCCGTTGGCGGGGCTGTAGCTGCCGCCGAAGAGGGCAACATCCTGAAACTTGCGATTACCGACATCCATCATTGCTTTAATCTGGGCGTCAATGACTGCCGCCTGGTTTCGGCGTGTATCAGCGTTGGAGCCGATGCCGACCTGACTGGATGCGATGCCGCGTGACTCGACCAACAGATCAGCCGCGTTTGAGAGGGCGTTGTCGGTGTTATCGAGCACGCCTGAAGCGTGCTGGAGGTTGCGATCGTGCTGTTCACGTTCCGCGAGGCGGCGTTGCAGCAGCAGGATTGACGCCGCCTTTGCAGGGGCATCGGATGGTTTGGAAACCGCCTTGCCTGTGCTGATTTCGTTCTGCGCCTTGATCAATTGCATCTGCGTGCGTCGCAAAGACGAGAGCAGAGAATTGGCGCTGAGCTGCGCGGTACTGCGGGTTGAGAGGATTCCAATGCGTGACATAAGGCTTCAGTCCGTCCAGATGCGGATTCAGAGCAGACCCAGCAACGTCTGATACATTTCGTCCACCACTGACAGAAACCGCGCGCTGCCTTGATAAGCCCGCTGAAACGCGAGCAGGTTGATTGCTTCTTCGTCGGTGTTGACGCCGCTGACTGATTGCTGCTGCGCTTCGAGGTTTTCGCGGACCACGGTATCCGCCTGGAATTTCTGATCCGCTTGCCCCAGCCGAACCGCATAGTCCTCGACATGGCGTGACCATTGATCGGAAATGCTCAGACCGCCGAGTGATGCGAGCGGCCGAGTCGCCAGCGAAGAAATCGCCAGGGCGTTGCGGTTGTCGCCGGATACGTGATTCTGACCGGCGGCGACGTAGGCGGGATCGCCGGATACCACGCTGTTTACCGCGAGATCAGAAGCATCCGTGCCCTGGAAGAAGGTGTTGATACCCAGGGCCGCCAGCGTACCACTGCTATCCTCGCTGAAGGAAAGCTCAAAGTCACCGCCGCCGGAATTCAACCGCAGCCTGCCGTCCGGCGTAATCGAGGCATTCACATTGGCGACCGTGTTGAGCTGTGCCGCGAGGCTGGTCAGCGTGGTATCCGTACCGATGCCGTCAAGATCGACGTTGATCGTGCTCGTGGTGCGCTGGCCGGTTGATTTCTGCGTGACGTGGATGAGGAAGGTGCCGTGGTTGGGAGAAAACGCCAGTCCAGCCGCATTGAGAGCCGCATTCGCATCTGAAACTTTATTCGTCGCTGTAACCGACGAATAGCCCTTCGTACCTTGTCCCTGAGAGTGGGCACGGTTGACCTCAAATGCAAGCTGATTGGCGAAGGTATCGAGGGTATCGACCGCAGCATTGACATCATCACGACGTGATTTAATCAACGCACCAAGGCGTCCTGACGTCGGCTGGAGAATGCTGCCGTCTGCCGACAGCACCACATCCATCTGAAGATCACCGTCAATCGTCTGGCGGCGAACCTCCAGCCCGCGGCTCTTGCCTTCGAGTACGACCGGCAGCGAGCCGACGAACACATCAACCGCGCCATTGCTCTGCTCAATGGTCGATACGTCAACGTACTGGGCAAGCTCCGCCAGAATCTGATCCCGTTGATCGCGCAGGCCGTGGGCACTGCCGGTGCCCTGCTCAGCACGGACGATCTGGGTGTTCAACTCCTCCACACGCGAGAGCAGATCGTTGGCTGCGGAGACATCTCCAGAGATGCTCTCGTCCACCTGCGCCCGCACAGCGGTGATTCCCGTCCGCAGGTTGCGGATGTAGGACGCAACGGTTTCGCCCTTCTGAACCACGACGCGGCGCACCGAGTTATCCAGCGGATTATTCGCCAACTCACTCCACGCATTGAAAAATTCACTGAGCTGCGAGGAGAGATCGTTGTCGGATAATTCATTCTGAAGCGACTCGATCTGACTGAGGATGTCGCGTGTGGCAGCGGAAGCCGACTGATCCGACACGCCGCTGCGGATGCGACCCTCGAGCGCGTCATCCACCTGACGGTTGATTTCCTGAATGTGAACGCCGCGACCAACGAAGATTCCTCGCTGAATTTCCTGGTCACGGTTGGCCGCCAGGACGATTGACTGCCGGTGGTAGCCCTTGGTAGCGACATTGGCAAGGTTGTTGCCGACGACTTCGAGCGCAGCCTGATTGGCCACGAGTGCCGAGCGTCCGATTTGTAATGCGCCGCTGAGGCTCATGACTTAGGCCGTGGTGTTAAAGGTGCTGATCGCCAGTGCCGCCTGTGGCGGCGTGCCGGCTCGGTTGTAGGTGCCGATACCCGTCACCGCGCTGCCGATGGATTGCACAAGTCCGTGCATATGGCGAACGAGCGATTCCGTGACTCGCCGCGCCAGACCGGCTTCTTCTCGAACTCGCTCCATCCGCTGCCGCACCTGTTCGCGGAGCACCATCAGCCGCCCGCGCGCCGGCTCCGGCATTCGCATCGCCAACTCAGGCAGCCGCAGAGGCGCCGCAGCACGCGGATCAATCTTCAAGGTCAGGTCACCCACCAGCGTTAATCGCTGTTTTTCCAGTTCGCTGATCGCCTGCACGTGACGATTTTCCTGCTGGAGCAGACTCGTCAGTTTTTTGTGGTCCGCATGCACCAGTGCGGCTTTCTTGTCCGTCAGCGTCACGAGCATCTGTTCATGCAGCGCAAGCTGCTGACGCAGGATCACTTCCAGCGCAGCGAGATCTTTTTCCAGCAAATGGTCCGGTGATTTATCCATTGATATTGATCCCCGCCTGCTGAGCTGGCTGCGGCTTGACGTGCTGCATCAGTTGTTTGTAAACCGTCCGCACGATTGGAAAGTTTGCTCCCGCGGTAATGCGGTCACCCAGAATCGTCTGAAGCTGCTGATTGAAAGTCTCCTCCGCCTGTCCGCCGTGAAACATGGGAGTTTTGAACGGGTCGTTGTTCATCTGTGCGAGCATTGGCTGCACGAGCGTGGTGGCCACGAGTTGCTGCGCCGCCTGACGCGCAGTTTCTTCAACCGATTGTTTCCTGCGATCCGTCGCGCCGTCCAGTGACGCCAGCATCGCGCTGAAAGCGGGAGCCGCGGTACGGGTGCTGCCCGGTTGAGGCAGAGGCATGGGCATCGGTTTGAGGGCTGCGGTCTGGTTGTCGATGTTCATGTTCATTCCTCCACCCACTGAGCATGCAGCTTGCCGCTCCGGTGGATTTCACGCAGGATGGCGATGCGATCCTTCGCATCGACCTTGAGTTGATTGAGCTGCATAAGCAGATCAGACAACTTGGCCCCGCCGACGTTTTCAGGATCAATAGCTACGAATCGCTTTTCCTCGATCCGTGGATTCCCCACCGTTGGCGTCGCCTCCGGGGTGATCGTGGTGATGGTCAAACCTTGATGCGAAATCACGACCGGTGAAATCTGCACATCGCCGCTGACAATCACGGTGCCGGTCTTGGCGTTGACCACGACACGCGCTCCGCCGCTGATCTGCGAAGGATGCACATAAGCCTGGAGAATCTGGCTGATGAAGGTCGCGGGGTCTTTCTGATCGTCCGCGGAAACCGTGACTTCAACATTTTTCTGATCCACAGCTTTGGCGACATTAGGCCCATCAGGTGACATGTAGCCGTTGATCAGACTCGCCAGGTTGTTAGCCATCGGCCAGGACGCGATCGAGTCGTCGAGCACCAGCGTGAGCTTGCCGTTATCGATGTATTGCGCACGGATATCGCGGATCAACTGCGCTCCGCCCTTGACGACGCCGACATTCGGATTGTCCGTATCGTCGATCGTCACAGCTCCCTCTGCGAAGGCAAAGGTGGGTGAGCCTGGCAGCGGACCCACCAGTGGAATCATGAACAGCCGCCCGCCTTCGAGACTCTTGGCCGGGCCTACGCAGGAGAGGTTTACATCCACATGATCGCCTTCACGCACACCGCCTGCGGGCAGAGTGGCGGAGAGCGCCACCAGTGCGACGTTTTTGGCGTCCTTAAGCTCGGCAGCGACGACGTTCGGGTCCATCAGTTGCTGAATCACTGCCGCCAGTGGCCGCATCGCCGGCAGGTATTTCCCGCCGTCACCCGTACCCCGCAAACCAAACACCAGCCCCATTCCCACGAGCTTGTTGGTCTCCGCTCCCTTGATACGAACCAGATCCTGCACCTGAACCGCCTGAGCTGTCGTCGCAGCCATCAGAAACACGACAAGCACAGCTGCCAGGCGGCTCATGCCTGCGGGTAAGCGAGCGGGAAACCTCACCGAGTTGCAGCTCTTGCTTTTCATCAACATCCGATCACTCTCCACTGAACCGTCCATGTCCCGGAAGTTTCCCTCTGCGACGACTCAGAAGTTGAAAATCCCATCGAGAACCTTGGTGATAAAGCCCTTCTTCGCTGTATTGCGCAGCTCACCCTTGTGAATCTTCTTGAGATTCAGGTCATAAATCTGTGTCGAAAGAATCGTGTTATCGATGGTGATATCTTCCTTGCGGCATGTTCCCGACAGAACCATCTCAAGTGTTTCCTTGTCGCTCTGGATGAACTTCCTGGCCTCGATCACGATCGTGCCGTTGGGCTTGACATCAATGATTCGAGCAGTGATGCGGCTGGTGAATGTGTCGGATCGCTTGGCACTGCCGTCACCCTTGAAGTTGCTCTTGAAATTCACGCCCAGGCTCGGATTGCCATTGCTGAAGCTCGACGGCTCAAGCTGGAACTGCAACAGCTTTGCCAGTTGCAGATTTGGAAACGCGCTGACTTCGCCGTCGTACTTCGACTCCTTCTTGGTGTCGAGCGTCGATTCGCTGTCACTCTCCGTGCTCTCACGGATGATGATGGTCACCAGGTCATACATGGCGAACTTGCGCGGCTCAGGCATCTTGACTGCCGCCAGCGAATTGCTGGAAAGAGCGGGTGAAAGGCGATCGACCGGGTTGTTGCCAACTCCCTTCGGAGCCGGTACTGCAACCTCTGTGACATAAAGCGACGAAGTCTGCCCGTAAAGGCGGCTGCCCCATGAGCTGACGACTACCGCTATGACCAGGATCGAAACCCATTTCATCAAACTCATGGTTGTTCTCCTTCTCGCCGACGCGCGGAATCCACGGATGATCTGGGTTGAGGATCCGGCTCGGCAGCCTCAGCAGTGACCAGACCTTCCTGAGAGCCGGTGACCTTGACGTAAAACGCGCCGCGTGATCGCTCGTTACGCGCCGAAATAATCTGGCCGTATGTCCCGTCCTCCCCCGCACGGGCGGTCGTCTTGACCACCAGGTTCCCCGCGACACTCCGCACGGTCATCAACTCTCCGCGCTTGACGAGCACCGGCGACTTGATGCCGTTGGCGAAGACCACCGATCCTTTGCGAATCTGTGAGGTGCATTCCTGGCCGATCACACGCGAGATATCCGTCATCGGCGACGAGCCGCGCGACTGGTCGAGGAACACTTCCTTGATCTCCACGTCGTCGCTGGTGAAAGTCTGTCCACGTGACACGGTTCCGGTGGCGACCACCGCCAGGTATCGCCGCGAAACGCTCGCAGTCACGCGCTGAGTATCCATGAGTCGTTCGTCATGCCAGCGTCTTACGATTACCGGCACGCGACCAAGCCCCGTGCTCGACTGCGGCTCGAACTCAAAGCGATCTCCGCCGAATGCCGGCTGCGCGATCAGACGTGCGTCCTCCGGGGTAAACGTGATTTGTAAATCATCCCTGTTCGATCCCGTAATCTGGATAATCAAATCAACGATCCGATCCTTCACCGTGACGGGGCCGTCGAGTGCCACTTCTTTTTTGGGGTTGGCGATCACCACAGCCGGCTCCGCGATCTCGATCGGCTTGGCCAGTGCCGCCGGGTTCGCCGCCTCACGTTGCACGCGGCAACGGGTGTACCCGCGCAGCG encodes:
- the flgK gene encoding flagellar hook-associated protein FlgK, with translation MSLSGALQIGRSALVANQAALEVVGNNLANVATKGYHRQSIVLAANRDQEIQRGIFVGRGVHIQEINRQVDDALEGRIRSGVSDQSASAATRDILSQIESLQNELSDNDLSSQLSEFFNAWSELANNPLDNSVRRVVVQKGETVASYIRNLRTGITAVRAQVDESISGDVSAANDLLSRVEELNTQIVRAEQGTGSAHGLRDQRDQILAELAQYVDVSTIEQSNGAVDVFVGSLPVVLEGKSRGLEVRRQTIDGDLQMDVVLSADGSILQPTSGRLGALIKSRRDDVNAAVDTLDTFANQLAFEVNRAHSQGQGTKGYSSVTATNKVSDANAALNAAGLAFSPNHGTFLIHVTQKSTGQRTTSTINVDLDGIGTDTTLTSLAAQLNTVANVNASITPDGRLRLNSGGGDFELSFSEDSSGTLAALGINTFFQGTDASDLAVNSVVSGDPAYVAAGQNHVSGDNRNALAISSLATRPLASLGGLSISDQWSRHVEDYAVRLGQADQKFQADTVVRENLEAQQQSVSGVNTDEEAINLLAFQRAYQGSARFLSVVDEMYQTLLGLL
- the flgA gene encoding flagellar basal body P-ring formation protein FlgA; protein product: MNPSRRQMFRDLLIIVLITLAMILALAMGSPVWADSIKLSNEVRVGSGEITLKDVAQLEGPEALKLADVVVSNLNDTEIFLSLESIRDLLTARNINWGVISLRGYTRCRVQREAANPAALAKPIEIAEPAVVIANPKKEVALDGPVTVKDRIVDLIIQITGSNRDDLQITFTPEDARLIAQPAFGGDRFEFEPQSSTGLGRVPVIVRRWHDERLMDTQRVTASVSRRYLAVVATGTVSRGQTFTSDDVEIKEVFLDQSRGSSPMTDISRVIGQECTSQIRKGSVVFANGIKSPVLVKRGELMTVRSVAGNLVVKTTARAGEDGTYGQIISARNERSRGAFYVKVTGSQEGLVTAEAAEPDPQPRSSVDSARRREGEQP
- a CDS encoding flagellar assembly protein FliW, whose product is MDGRTGTVAMMINTTRFGKVEVDEQRIITFPKGLLGFPKYKTFVLMEPAADSYFFWLQSIETPDLAFVVTDPSLFVSSYKVPIKPEQMEELGLESLDHAQVLVIVNKRDTLLTGNLQGPLVIHVHRKVGEQLVLSDRRFTTRVPLLELRAGVEAMAG
- a CDS encoding flagellar basal body P-ring protein FlgI, coding for MDGSVESDRMLMKSKSCNSVRFPARLPAGMSRLAAVLVVFLMAATTAQAVQVQDLVRIKGAETNKLVGMGLVFGLRGTGDGGKYLPAMRPLAAVIQQLMDPNVVAAELKDAKNVALVALSATLPAGGVREGDHVDVNLSCVGPAKSLEGGRLFMIPLVGPLPGSPTFAFAEGAVTIDDTDNPNVGVVKGGAQLIRDIRAQYIDNGKLTLVLDDSIASWPMANNLASLINGYMSPDGPNVAKAVDQKNVEVTVSADDQKDPATFISQILQAYVHPSQISGGARVVVNAKTGTVIVSGDVQISPVVISHQGLTITTITPEATPTVGNPRIEEKRFVAIDPENVGGAKLSDLLMQLNQLKVDAKDRIAILREIHRSGKLHAQWVEE
- a CDS encoding flagellar basal body L-ring protein FlgH codes for the protein MSLMKWVSILVIAVVVSSWGSRLYGQTSSLYVTEVAVPAPKGVGNNPVDRLSPALSSNSLAAVKMPEPRKFAMYDLVTIIIRESTESDSESTLDTKKESKYDGEVSAFPNLQLAKLLQFQLEPSSFSNGNPSLGVNFKSNFKGDGSAKRSDTFTSRITARIIDVKPNGTIVIEARKFIQSDKETLEMVLSGTCRKEDITIDNTILSTQIYDLNLKKIHKGELRNTAKKGFITKVLDGIFNF
- a CDS encoding flagellar protein FlgN encodes the protein MDKSPDHLLEKDLAALEVILRQQLALHEQMLVTLTDKKAALVHADHKKLTSLLQQENRHVQAISELEKQRLTLVGDLTLKIDPRAAAPLRLPELAMRMPEPARGRLMVLREQVRQRMERVREEAGLARRVTESLVRHMHGLVQSIGSAVTGIGTYNRAGTPPQAALAISTFNTTA